From Butyricimonas paravirosa, one genomic window encodes:
- a CDS encoding ribonuclease HII, whose protein sequence is MLTLKYYQDKIEAGCDEAGRGCLAGPVFAAAVILPEDFSNEMLNDSKQLSEKKRDELRTIIEREALAWAVASVDNNEIDKINILNASIEGMHRALAQLSVTPEHILIDGNRFKPYRNIEHHCIVKGDGKYMAIAAASILAKTHRDEYMKKLHEEYPVYDWISNKGYPTKKHREGILLHGVTSYHRQSFTLLDPQLKLDFDH, encoded by the coding sequence ATGTTGACATTAAAATACTATCAAGATAAAATCGAGGCAGGATGTGACGAGGCCGGGAGGGGATGTCTGGCAGGACCGGTTTTCGCGGCAGCGGTAATCCTTCCTGAAGACTTTTCCAACGAAATGCTTAACGACTCGAAACAACTCTCTGAAAAGAAACGGGATGAATTGCGCACGATCATTGAACGGGAAGCCCTCGCGTGGGCCGTGGCCAGCGTGGATAATAACGAAATCGACAAAATCAACATCCTCAACGCCTCCATCGAAGGGATGCATCGGGCGCTGGCACAACTAAGTGTCACCCCGGAACATATTCTGATTGACGGCAACCGGTTCAAACCCTACCGGAACATCGAACACCATTGCATCGTAAAAGGGGACGGGAAATACATGGCTATCGCGGCAGCCTCCATTCTGGCCAAAACACACCGGGACGAATACATGAAAAAATTGCATGAAGAGTACCCCGTTTACGACTGGATCAGCAACAAAGGCTACCCGACCAAAAAGCACCGGGAAGGCATTTTGCTCCATGGAGTTACCTCTTATCATCGACAAAGTTTCACGTTGCTCGACCCGCAACTAAAACTAGATTTCGATCACTAA
- a CDS encoding UDP-N-acetylmuramoyl-tripeptide--D-alanyl-D-alanine ligase encodes MKELESIYNSFLAGSRITTDSREVKTGDIFIALKGENHNGNTFAEKAVAQGAKHVVIDEAAYNTAPQCVLVPDTLRFLQQLANHHRRKLNIPILGITGTNGKTTTKELCHAVLSKKYNTVATKGNLNNHIGVPLTLLSMDASTEFGIVEMGANHPGEIKELCKIVEPDYGIITNIGYAHLEGFGSYENIIQTKRALYESVKEKSGILFVNGEDKLLCQLSEDQKRYTYGIDGHFTNGEVVQTTPYLVYALKTHHGQLYIRTKLIGGYNFDNAMAATTVGTYFNIDPLQIQAAIEAYTPSNLRSQLLKTERNTIILDAYNANPSSMQVAISNFGEMKADNKLLIIGEMRELGAISEESHKNIVELMKKNNFPQVFLVGPSFESIANNYTFTRYFPDTDTLIEYLKANEIRHAFILIKGSRGNKLERITEYL; translated from the coding sequence ATGAAAGAGCTTGAATCAATATATAATTCTTTTCTGGCAGGTAGCCGGATTACAACAGACTCCCGAGAGGTAAAAACAGGAGATATATTCATTGCCTTAAAGGGTGAAAATCACAACGGTAACACCTTTGCAGAGAAAGCCGTGGCCCAAGGAGCGAAACACGTCGTTATTGATGAGGCCGCCTACAATACGGCTCCCCAATGCGTACTCGTTCCCGACACCCTGCGATTCCTACAACAACTGGCCAACCACCACCGCCGGAAATTGAACATCCCCATCTTGGGAATCACCGGGACAAACGGCAAAACCACCACGAAAGAATTATGTCACGCCGTTCTTTCCAAAAAATATAATACCGTTGCCACGAAAGGCAATTTAAACAACCATATCGGTGTACCCCTCACCCTGTTAAGCATGGATGCCTCCACGGAATTCGGTATCGTGGAAATGGGGGCCAACCATCCGGGGGAAATAAAAGAATTATGTAAGATTGTTGAACCGGACTACGGTATCATCACGAACATCGGGTACGCCCACTTGGAAGGATTCGGGAGTTACGAAAATATCATCCAAACCAAAAGAGCCCTTTATGAATCCGTGAAGGAAAAATCGGGAATTTTATTCGTGAACGGGGAGGATAAATTGTTGTGCCAACTATCGGAAGACCAAAAAAGATACACCTATGGCATCGACGGACATTTCACGAACGGGGAAGTCGTTCAGACCACCCCTTACCTCGTGTATGCCTTGAAAACCCATCACGGACAACTATACATCCGGACGAAACTCATCGGGGGATATAACTTTGACAACGCCATGGCAGCCACTACGGTAGGAACATATTTCAATATCGATCCTCTACAAATACAGGCCGCCATCGAGGCTTACACCCCCTCCAACCTTCGCTCGCAATTACTGAAAACGGAACGCAACACGATCATTCTGGATGCCTACAACGCTAACCCGAGCAGTATGCAAGTCGCCATTTCCAATTTCGGGGAAATGAAAGCAGACAACAAATTACTGATTATCGGGGAAATGCGTGAACTGGGAGCCATTTCCGAAGAGTCCCATAAAAACATCGTGGAACTCATGAAGAAAAACAACTTTCCCCAGGTATTCCTCGTGGGACCGAGTTTTGAATCCATCGCAAATAACTATACCTTTACGCGTTACTTCCCCGACACGGACACGCTGATCGAGTATCTCAAAGCGAACGAGATCCGCCACGCTTTTATCCTGATAAAAGGTTCGAGGGGAAATAAACTGGAAAGGATTACAGAATACTTATAA
- the ispF gene encoding 2-C-methyl-D-erythritol 2,4-cyclodiphosphate synthase: protein MKIKTGIGIDVHRLEPGLDFWLGGIKLEHEKGCVAHSDGDVLIHAICDALLGAAGLDDIGVYFPDTDPAYKGIDSKILLKKVIDMIENKGFVIGNIDCVICLQRPKIKMRTLEMRECLSEIMGIDVDEITIKATTTEKLGFEGREEGVSAYVTVLIIKL from the coding sequence ATGAAAATAAAAACAGGTATAGGGATCGATGTCCATCGGCTGGAGCCGGGACTGGACTTTTGGTTAGGAGGGATTAAACTGGAGCATGAAAAAGGGTGCGTGGCCCATTCGGATGGGGATGTGTTGATTCACGCGATATGTGATGCACTTTTGGGAGCTGCCGGGCTGGATGATATTGGGGTATATTTCCCGGATACGGACCCCGCTTACAAGGGTATTGATAGTAAAATTCTATTGAAGAAGGTGATCGATATGATTGAGAACAAGGGATTTGTTATCGGTAATATTGATTGCGTGATATGCCTGCAAAGGCCGAAAATTAAAATGCGGACCTTGGAGATGCGGGAGTGTTTGTCTGAAATTATGGGGATTGATGTAGATGAGATAACCATCAAGGCTACCACGACGGAGAAACTGGGCTTTGAGGGGAGAGAAGAGGGGGTTTCGGCTTACGTGACGGTGCTGATTATTAAGTTATAA
- a CDS encoding GH3 auxin-responsive promoter family protein: MPVINSIISMFSTKRLAQIDFFKENPIQVQRDTLVELLRRAADTEYGLKYDFDSILTAEQYRERLPIIHYEELAPYSERLMNGEQNLLWPEPITWFAKSSGTTAAKSKFIPVSKESLESCHFRGGKDVISIFNKLYPDAQVFNGKTLALGGSSEISKTNNNCRYGDLSAILISNTPFWANMMKTPDQSIMLMSEWEEKIEKICDTTIKEDVRSLAGVPSWFLTLINRILERTGKSNLHEVWPNLELFIHGGINFTPYREQYKRLLPDPKMKYMETYNASEGFFGLQDDPGDSSMLLMLDYGVYYEFVPISELTKPHPRALLLEEVETGVNYALVISTNGGLWRYMIGDTIMFTSTRPYKFKITGRTKLFINAFGEELIIDNAIEALKQTCEKTGATVMAFTAAPVFMEDGKKGAHEWIIEYGTPPADLENFANILDTELKKVNSDYEAKRYKDMSLQRLILHTARPNLFNDWLKEKGKLGGQNKVPQLWNDRTHIDELLKMNQG; encoded by the coding sequence ATGCCCGTAATCAATTCCATCATATCCATGTTCTCGACCAAAAGGTTGGCACAAATCGATTTCTTCAAAGAAAACCCGATTCAGGTGCAACGAGACACGTTGGTTGAATTACTTCGCAGAGCCGCTGACACGGAGTACGGACTGAAATATGATTTCGACTCTATTTTGACGGCAGAACAATACCGGGAACGCCTGCCCATCATTCACTACGAAGAGCTGGCCCCCTATTCAGAGCGATTAATGAACGGCGAGCAAAACCTGTTATGGCCGGAACCCATCACGTGGTTTGCCAAATCGTCAGGCACAACAGCGGCAAAAAGCAAGTTTATCCCGGTCAGCAAAGAATCTTTGGAAAGCTGCCATTTCCGAGGCGGTAAGGATGTTATCTCCATTTTCAATAAACTATACCCGGATGCACAAGTATTCAACGGGAAGACCTTGGCTCTAGGGGGAAGTAGCGAAATATCCAAGACAAACAACAACTGCCGTTACGGAGACTTGTCCGCCATATTAATCTCCAACACCCCGTTCTGGGCCAACATGATGAAGACCCCCGACCAATCGATCATGCTCATGAGCGAATGGGAAGAAAAGATTGAAAAGATATGCGACACCACAATCAAAGAAGATGTACGTAGTCTCGCGGGGGTACCCTCTTGGTTCCTCACGCTCATCAACCGGATTCTGGAACGCACGGGAAAAAGCAACCTTCACGAAGTATGGCCCAACCTGGAACTATTCATTCACGGTGGCATAAACTTCACCCCCTACCGGGAACAATACAAACGCCTGTTGCCCGACCCGAAAATGAAATACATGGAAACCTACAACGCATCGGAAGGATTCTTCGGATTACAGGATGATCCCGGCGACTCGTCTATGCTGTTAATGCTGGACTATGGCGTTTACTATGAATTTGTTCCGATCAGCGAACTGACGAAACCGCATCCCCGGGCTCTTCTATTGGAAGAAGTAGAAACCGGGGTGAACTACGCTCTTGTTATTTCCACGAATGGTGGATTATGGCGCTACATGATCGGTGATACGATTATGTTCACCTCTACCCGTCCTTACAAATTCAAAATCACGGGACGCACAAAGTTATTTATCAACGCTTTCGGGGAAGAATTAATTATCGACAACGCCATCGAGGCCCTAAAACAGACCTGCGAAAAAACCGGTGCCACGGTAATGGCCTTCACGGCCGCCCCGGTATTCATGGAGGATGGTAAAAAAGGAGCCCACGAATGGATTATCGAATACGGGACTCCCCCCGCAGACTTGGAAAACTTTGCCAATATCCTTGATACAGAACTGAAAAAAGTAAATTCCGACTACGAGGCCAAACGCTACAAAGATATGTCTCTTCAACGATTAATCCTTCACACGGCTCGTCCGAACCTCTTCAATGACTGGCTGAAAGAAAAAGGAAAACTTGGCGGACAGAATAAAGTGCCACAGTTATGGAACGACCGCACGCACATCGATGAATTACTAAAAATGAATCAAGGATAA
- a CDS encoding dihydroorotase translates to MRILLQGGTIINEGRTFKGDLLIHNDRIEKIIEGELDSVPGDIKVIDATGKYIIPGVIDDQVHFREPGLTHKGDIREGSRAAAAGGVTSFMDMPNVKPPTVTNELLREKQQIAKENSAVNYSFYLGATVDNIDEIKKVDPHTTCGIKVFMGSSTGNMLVDSLEALEKIFAESPILIATHCEDSPTIDRNLELYKQQYGEDIPPFCHPLIRSRECCYTSSSLAAELARKHNSRLHILHLSTKEELELLDQGPRTQKHITGEVCVHHLWFNDQAYHTKGNLVKWNPAIKTEEDRQALLQALNDNRLDIIATDHAPHLPEEKAGVYTKSASGGPMVQHSLTVMLELMEKGQITLENIVDKMCHAPADIFHVEERGYLREGYKADIAIFEKHPWTVKKENLLYKCGWSPLEDMSFTYRVSMTLVNGQIVYDHGKINDDVRGEMLTFY, encoded by the coding sequence ATGCGTATATTACTTCAAGGCGGAACTATCATAAACGAGGGGAGAACCTTCAAAGGGGATCTCCTGATTCACAACGATCGTATCGAGAAAATCATAGAAGGCGAATTGGATTCAGTTCCCGGGGACATCAAAGTTATCGATGCCACGGGGAAATATATTATACCGGGAGTGATTGACGATCAAGTACACTTCCGCGAACCCGGTCTCACGCACAAAGGAGACATCCGGGAAGGTAGCCGGGCGGCAGCAGCCGGGGGCGTGACCTCTTTCATGGATATGCCTAACGTGAAACCTCCCACCGTAACCAACGAGTTACTCCGGGAAAAACAACAGATTGCCAAGGAAAATTCGGCTGTCAACTACTCGTTCTACCTCGGTGCTACCGTTGACAATATCGACGAGATTAAAAAGGTCGATCCGCACACGACTTGCGGCATTAAAGTTTTCATGGGTTCCTCCACGGGTAATATGCTGGTGGATAGTCTGGAGGCCTTGGAAAAGATATTTGCCGAATCCCCCATTCTTATCGCAACCCATTGCGAGGATTCGCCCACGATAGACCGTAACTTGGAACTATACAAGCAACAATACGGGGAAGACATTCCTCCTTTCTGCCATCCTTTGATCCGCAGCCGGGAGTGTTGCTACACCAGCTCTTCGCTGGCAGCCGAGCTGGCACGTAAACACAACAGCCGCCTGCACATACTTCATTTAAGCACGAAAGAAGAACTGGAATTACTAGATCAAGGTCCCCGCACCCAAAAACACATCACCGGGGAAGTATGCGTTCACCATCTTTGGTTCAATGATCAGGCCTACCACACCAAAGGCAACCTCGTCAAGTGGAATCCTGCCATCAAAACCGAAGAGGATCGGCAAGCCCTGTTACAAGCCTTGAATGACAACCGTTTGGACATCATCGCCACGGATCACGCTCCCCATCTCCCGGAAGAAAAAGCCGGAGTGTACACCAAATCAGCCAGCGGTGGCCCGATGGTACAACACTCGCTGACCGTCATGTTAGAACTCATGGAGAAAGGCCAGATCACGCTTGAAAACATCGTGGACAAAATGTGTCATGCCCCTGCCGACATTTTCCATGTCGAAGAAAGAGGCTACCTGCGGGAAGGCTACAAGGCTGACATCGCTATTTTCGAAAAACACCCGTGGACCGTGAAGAAAGAAAACTTACTTTACAAATGCGGCTGGTCACCACTCGAAGATATGTCCTTTACCTACCGGGTAAGCATGACGCTCGTGAACGGGCAAATCGTGTACGATCATGGTAAGATCAATGACGATGTGCGCGGGGAAATGCTGACGTTCTATTAA
- a CDS encoding polyprenol monophosphomannose synthase: MNDRVVIIPTYNEKENIENILRYVFKLEPKFDVLVIEDNSPDGTAQIVKRLQSEFPQLHMIERKGKLGLGTAYITGFKWSLEHGYNYIFEMDADFSHNPDDLVKLYHACESGEGDMAIGSRYVTGVNVVNWPMGRVLMSYFASKYVRFITGMKVHDATAGFVCYTRKVLESIDLDNIRFKGYAFQIEMKFTAWTLGFKLKEVPIIFTDRTLGTSKMSGGIFNEAFWGVITMKLRSLGKRKKIENGEWRMEN, translated from the coding sequence ATGAACGACAGAGTTGTCATCATACCGACCTATAACGAAAAAGAGAATATCGAAAACATTCTCCGTTATGTTTTTAAACTGGAACCGAAGTTTGATGTGCTCGTGATAGAGGACAACTCTCCCGACGGCACGGCCCAGATTGTAAAACGTCTGCAATCCGAGTTCCCACAACTTCACATGATCGAACGTAAAGGAAAGCTAGGACTCGGAACGGCCTATATCACCGGATTCAAATGGTCTCTGGAACACGGGTATAACTACATCTTCGAGATGGACGCGGATTTCTCACATAACCCCGATGATCTGGTCAAATTGTATCACGCCTGCGAAAGCGGGGAAGGCGATATGGCGATCGGTTCCCGTTACGTTACAGGTGTTAACGTCGTGAACTGGCCCATGGGACGGGTTCTCATGTCCTATTTTGCCTCCAAATACGTAAGATTCATCACGGGCATGAAAGTACATGATGCCACAGCCGGATTCGTTTGTTACACCCGGAAAGTCTTGGAATCCATTGACCTCGACAACATCCGTTTCAAAGGCTACGCCTTCCAGATCGAAATGAAATTCACAGCGTGGACCTTGGGATTCAAGTTGAAAGAAGTCCCCATCATTTTCACAGACCGTACCCTCGGCACGTCCAAAATGAGCGGAGGCATCTTCAACGAGGCCTTTTGGGGTGTCATCACGATGAAACTCCGGAGCTTGGGAAAACGTAAGAAAATTGAAAATGGAGAATGGAGAATGGAAAATTAA
- a CDS encoding META domain-containing protein: MRKTTILMMIAVTLGFSGCKSNSGDKAQLTANEWQLKEMTTTKGKTTLPQRVPTLMLTDTNTMYGFSGCNRFFGRYSTEGNTIKLEPGGSTMMACPDLQFEHEYIQTLAAMTSYSIANKELKLTDKDRKQTLVFVPKTEEKVIGVANDAHGCNGAAGYTWSEARKDCIRLFESGVRMNPVNDPQATLSTFIVFSTDSTLAEVFIPNMENHPLLNRRELPKGGYAWNVEDDDTYNVRQVNGQWVIEQRGETLYTETPESVINVVFQGGDGKTKMLYQVEVTFYPAEELAVVTLDDQTYELPQQRMASGFMYKNDQVSLMGKGKEAELTLPDGKVLKLHEKK; encoded by the coding sequence ATGAGAAAAACAACTATTTTAATGATGATCGCCGTGACGCTTGGCTTCTCCGGCTGTAAAAGTAACAGCGGAGACAAAGCGCAACTGACTGCCAACGAATGGCAACTGAAAGAGATGACCACCACAAAGGGGAAAACCACTCTTCCGCAACGAGTACCCACCCTCATGCTGACCGACACCAATACGATGTACGGATTCTCCGGGTGTAACCGATTTTTCGGAAGATACTCCACGGAAGGTAACACCATCAAGTTAGAACCGGGTGGAAGTACCATGATGGCTTGTCCGGATCTCCAATTCGAGCATGAATACATTCAGACTTTGGCTGCCATGACCTCGTACAGCATTGCAAACAAAGAATTGAAATTAACGGATAAAGACCGGAAACAAACTCTTGTTTTCGTGCCTAAAACAGAAGAAAAAGTAATTGGTGTCGCAAACGACGCCCACGGATGTAACGGTGCGGCAGGCTACACTTGGTCTGAAGCTAGAAAAGACTGTATCCGCCTGTTCGAATCCGGTGTTCGTATGAACCCGGTTAACGATCCGCAAGCCACGCTTTCCACCTTCATCGTGTTCTCCACCGATTCCACGTTGGCCGAAGTATTTATTCCCAACATGGAAAACCACCCGCTACTGAACAGACGTGAACTACCGAAAGGCGGTTATGCATGGAACGTGGAAGATGACGACACCTATAACGTAAGGCAAGTAAACGGACAATGGGTCATCGAACAACGCGGTGAAACATTGTACACAGAAACCCCAGAAAGCGTGATTAACGTGGTATTCCAAGGCGGTGACGGTAAAACCAAAATGCTATACCAAGTAGAAGTAACCTTCTACCCCGCGGAAGAACTGGCAGTCGTGACACTTGACGACCAGACCTACGAGCTACCGCAGCAACGCATGGCTTCCGGTTTCATGTACAAAAACGATCAAGTAAGCCTGATGGGAAAAGGGAAAGAAGCCGAATTAACCCTCCCCGACGGAAAAGTATTGAAACTACACGAAAAGAAGTAG